GGCGTGTTTTTCTCTACTGATTCCTCCCTGATACCGTCGGTAAGGTTTTTATAGAGCCACTCAGCATAGAATGGAGCTATCGGAGACATCAGCTGGGCTACAGCTGCCAGACAATGCTGAAGTGTCTGGTAGGCCCCACGTTTATCATCGGTCAATTCTCCCTGCCAAAAACGCCTCCTGTTGAGTCTCACATACCAGTTGGAAAGATCGTCATTGACAAAATCCTGAACCAAACGACCAGCCTTTGTAGGATTATAATTGTCAAATTCTTCAGATACTTTCTTAATCAAAGTGTTGACTTTCGAAATAATCCAGCGGTCAAGTTCGGTGAGCTTTTCTTTGGGCACACGGTTAAACTGCTCTATCTGATAGACATCGAGATTTGCGTAAAGGGCAAAGAAATTATAAGTGTTGGTCAATGTTCCAAAAAACTTTCTTTGGGTCTCCTGAATACCTTCGATGTTAAAGCGGAGGTTATCCCAAGGCTCGGCGTTGGTGATCATGTACCAGCGGGTAGGGTCAGCACCATATTTTTTCAGGGTTTCAAATGGATCAACAGCATTGCCCAATCTTTTCGACATTTTGTTGCCGTTTTTGTCGAGCACCAAACCCGTTGAAATCACATTTTTGAATGCCACTGAGTCAAACAGCATCCCGGCAATGGCGTGCAATGTGAAAAACCATCCACGGGTCTGATCTACCCCTTCAGAAATAAAATCTGCAGGATATGATTTATCAAATATATCCTGATTTTCAAACGGATAGTGCCACTGAGCATAAGGCATAGCACCAGAGTCAAACCAAACATCTATGAGGTCAGGTTGACGGTACATTACTTTTCCTGATGGGGATAATAAATAGATTTCATCCACATGCGGGCGGTGGAGGTCGAATAACTCATTTGACCTCACCCCCTGCCCCTCTCCTGGGGAGAGGGGAGTTTTTTTATTTGAATAATAGGAAGAATCTTTTTTAAGATTTTCAATAATTTCACAGATTGAAGAAATTACTTTATTTAAATCGCTTTTTACCTCATCATTTGTAAATCTTATAACCTTGAATCCTTCGTAGTTTAAAAATTCCTCTCTTGCTTGATCAAATATCTTTTGTTCCTCTATATCATGGATTTCACCATCTATTTCTATAACCAGGTTTAGAGAAATACAAACAAAATCTACAATATAACCCTCAATTGCATGCTGTCTCCGAAATTTTACTCCCAGTTTGTTATTTCGTACCTCTTGCCATATTAAATCCTCGCTTTCGGTTGGATTCTTTCTATTTTCACGGGCATAATTCTTTAATTTTTCAAGCCAAACTTTAGCATCCGCCCTAAATACTCTATTTACTCGGTTCTCTTCAGAACTAACTCCCCTCTCCTCAGGAGAGGGGCTGGGGGTGAGGTTTAAAGAATCATTTATCTTTTCATCAACCTGAGGTTTACTCGCCTCATACCTCTCCAAAAACTCTCTGTTCTTCTCAGCCTCTTTTTCCCCCAATTTCCCTGAATCCAAAGCTGAGTTCACTGCCTCAATCAGTTCTTTTACAGAGCCTATACATACTTCTTCACCGTCTTCACTCCTCCAGATAGGTAACGGAGTGCCCCAATATCGGCTACGGCTCAGATTCCAGTCAACCAGGTTTTCCAGCCAGTTGCCAAACCTTCCAGAACCCGTACTTTCAGGCTGCCAGTTAATGGTTTTGTTGAGTTCTACCAGTTTCTCCTTGGCAGCGGTTGTTCTGATAAACCAGCTATCTAAAGGATAATAAAGAACCGGCTTGTCTGTTCGCCAGCAATGAGGGTAGGGGTGGTCAAATTTCTGAACATTGAAGGCCTTGTTTTCAGTTTTTAGCTTGATGGCAATCCTTTCATCTACCGAAAGGTATTTGTCGCGACCCTGTTTTTTCTTTTCTTCTTCTATTTCTTCTGCCGAATAATACGCTTCTTTTACATACTCAAGGGCGTAGTCACTTACTTCTTTCACAAAACGACCTTTACGGTCAACCAATGGCATCTCTTTTCCTGACTCATCCTCAACCATTATGGCCGGGATGCCATGTTGCTGAGCTACCCTGAAGTCATCCGCCCCGAAAGTAGGAGCAGTATGTACAACACCTGTACCGTCTTCGGTTGTTACAAAATCCCCGATGATGATTCTGAATGCCGGACTTTTGGGCTGTACATAAGGCATCAGTTGTTCGTATTCCATACCATTTAATTGGCTGCCTTTTACTTCAGTAATTATGGTCCATGGAATCACTTTTTTGTCAGAATTCTCAAAACCTTCAAAATCTCCCTCTTTTCCTTTTTCTGTAAAATATTTTCCTGCCAAATCTTTGGCAATAATCACATTTATAGGTAGATAAGTGTAAGGATTGAAGGTTTTTACCAACACATAATCAATATTTTTTCCAACCGTCAGTGCCGAATTCGATGGAAGCGTCCATGGAGTGGTAGTCCATGCTAACACATACACTTCGCCTTTAGCAGCATCAAACAAAAACTCTGATTTGTGATTTTTAATCAGTTTAAACTGTGCCGTAAGTGAGGTGTCTTTTACATCACGATAGCAACCAGGTTGATTCAGCTCGTGTGAGCTCAAACCTGTTCCGGCGGCAGGTGAAAACGGCTGAATAGTATATCCTTTGTAAAGCATGCCTTTTTTATAAAGCTCTTTCAAAAGATACCAAATCGACTCAATGTATTCGTTTTTATAGGTGATATATGGGTCTTCCATGTCCACCCAGTAGCCCATTTTGTCGGTCATGTCCTGCCATAAATCAGTGAATCGCATCACAGCTTCACGGCATTTTTGGTTGTATTCGGCGACAGTTATTTTTTTGCCTATGTCTTCTTTTGTTATACCCAGTTCTTTTTCAACCTGTAGCTCTACAGGCAGACCATGCGTGTCCCATCCTGCTTTGCGTTTTACTTGAAAACCCCTGAGTGTTTTGTATCTGCAAAAAATATCCTTGATAGTACGAGCCATCACGTGGTGAATGCCCGGCGTGCCGTTGGCTGATGGCGGACCCTCATAAAATGTAAAACTTGGGCTTCCTTCTCTTACTTCAATGGATTTTTGAAATATGTCGTTTTTTTGCCAAAAATCTAAAATTTCATCCGCCAGATCGGCATAATTCACAGACTTGTACTCGGGGTATCTCATTATCAAGATAAAATATTCTTTTGTAATCTAAAATAAGTCCGCAAGTTACGAATTTTGTATGTAAAAATTAAGCAATTCAAGAGTCAATATCTCCCTAATTAAAGTCCATCTCCTTCTGGAGAGGGATTTAGGGTGAGGTTTATTATTGTTAAGTTTATTGATTTTTCTAAATATAAAATAGAGTTTAGTATCTGTGAAAATTAATAAAACAAAGAATTTAAAGTTTATTACTCTGTATTTTTGCAAAAAAACAAAACCAAATTGGAGTTAATCTCTTATGTGACTATTGGGGGAACCATTGCATTTGCTGCTTCGGGAGCTTTGGCAGGAATCAGGAAAGGGCTGGATATTTTCGGTGTTACGGTGGTGGCCTTTGTGACCTCCATTGGTGGTGGTACGGTAAGAGATATCCTTTTGGGCAAGTTTCCCATCCGCTGGCTTTTTGATAGTCAGATTCTTTTGCTGATAGTGGTAGTATCGGTTATCACAGTTTTTTTTAGAAAATATATCATCAAACTCGACAAAACACTCCTGTTGTTTGACACCATCGGGTTGGCATTCTTTACCGTAAAAGGGCTCGAAGCCGGGCTAGATATAGGCCTTGGGAAAATTGCCTGTATGATTTTAGCTACTGTCACTGCCAGTTTTGGAGGTGTGGTCAGAGATATTATTTTGAATGAAATCCCGGCGATTTTTCACAAAGAAATTTATGCTACTGCGGTTATTTTTGGCTGTTTATTTTACTTTGTGTTACAATATTTTGGTTTACAAACCGGTATCATTCAGAATCTGGTGATTGGGCTAATCATTTTAATAAGATTATTGGCGGTCAAATTCAATATTTCCTTACCCAAAATCCTCCAAAATCAATGAACCTGATAGCCAATATTACCTCTTTTTTCTATCAGGTATTGATAAATGCCTTTTCGGTGGTACTGCCCGTTTTGGCCAGGGTTAGCCCCAAATTGAATGAGTTTTATCGTGGAAGGCTTGAAAGTGAAGACGTTTTGAAAAATTTCGAATCAAATCCTATCCTCAAACCTGTTGTCTGGTTTCATTGTGCTTCTTTGGGTGAATTTGAACAAGGTCGGCCCGTCATCGAGGCTTTCAGAGCACAATATCCCAATTATTTCATTTTGCTGACTTTCTTTTCGCCTTCGGGTTACAAGGTTAGAAAAAACTATAATCAGGTCGATAAGGTAATGTATTTGCCTGTTGACACCAGAAAAAATGCTGAAAGTTTTTTAAAGATTTTCAAGCCCGAAGTTGTAGTTTTTGTGAAATATGAATTCTGGCCAAATTTTGTAAACGCAATCAAAAATTCAGAAGCAAAATTGATAGGCATTTCGGTTATTTTCCGGCCAAAACAGATTTTTTTTAAATGGTACGGTTCATATTTCAGGAATATTCTCAGAAATTTTGATCATTTTTTTGTCCAAAATCAATCCTCAGGAAACCTTCTAAAAGATTTAACATTGGAAAATTTCACTGTTTCGGGAGATACCCGTTTTGACCGAGTTAAACAAAATGCAAAGAATGTTTCCCAAATAGATAAAATCAAAAATTTTGTTCAGGAAAATTCCGTTCTGGTCGCTGGGAGTGTTTGGCCTAAGGATTTGGAAGTATTGAAGCCGGTTTTCAAAGCTTTTCCCGAAATGAAAATTATTCTTGTGCCGCATGATATTCATCCGGAAGAAATAAATGAATGGAAAAATTCCCTGGATGCGGTCTTGTTTTCGGAGGAAATAAATACTGAAAAACAACTCTTAATTATTGATGCAGTGGGCTATTTGTCAGCTATTTACCAGTATGCCGATTACGCTTACGTGGGTGGAGCCTTCGGTAAGGGCCTGCATAATATTCTCGAAGCAGCAGTTTTTGGTGTCCCTGTTTTTTTTGGAAATAAAAATTATCAAAAATTTCAGGAAGCTGTAGATCTTGAAAAACTAGCCGTAGCTTTTTCGGTTGGAAACAGTAGCGAAATGGTTGAAAAAATGAAATATTTTTTGGAAAATAAAACAGCAAAACAAAAAGTAAAAGATCTGGCCCAAAGCTATATTGAATCGGGAGCAGGAGCAACCGATGATATTCTTAAATATTTAGCAAAAAGCAGGTAGATTGACATTTTGTGGTTATTTTGCCTGTATATTCTAACCCCCGATGACTGTAAGTATCATAGGAACAGGTAATCTTGCCTGGCATTTGGCACGTGTTTTTGAAAAAAATAACATCGAAATCTCTGAAATTTATAGTCGGGAGCTGAGTAAGGCCATTTTACTCACCGACGATCTTTATCAATCGAACCCAACAGATCAACTCGATTTTTCAGATAGCAAAGCCAAAATTTTCATAATTTGTGTTTCAGATGATGCCATCGAGCAGATTTGTGCCCGAATTGTGCTGCCTGAAAATTCGATTCTTGTGCATACTTCCGGAGCAAAAAGCATAGAAATTTTAGACGGAACTTTGAAGATTTATCATGATTTGGAAGTGAAAACCGGGGTATTTTATCCTGTGATGACATTTAAAAAAGGTAAATCAGTCGATTTTTTAAAAATTCCGGTTTGCATAGAGTCCAACGACGAAAACACCAAACAAACGTTGATAAAACTTGCGAAAGTCATTTCTGATGAGGTTTATATACTTAACTCTGAAGAAAGGCTAGCTCTACATGTTGCTGCAGTTTTTGCCAACAACTTTACCAATCACTTACTTGCCCTTTCCAAAGCGATTTTAGATGCCGAAGATCTGGATTTTGAAATATTAAAACCCATAATTACTGAAACTTTCAAAAAAGCTCTCTCATCGCGACACCCTGCCGAAGTGCAAACCGGCCCCGCCATGCGAAACGACCTTCTGACTTTAAAATCGCATCTTGATTTTATTTCCGATGACGACGACCTTGCCAAAGTTTATAAAACGCTTTCAGAAAGTATCAAAGATTGGCATCAGAACTGAATTGTACTTGTGCCAATTTTTTTTTCAAACATTTGATAGATTCTTTTTTATTACCTTTAGTATATAAAAATGATAGGAATAAAAACGTCTTTTTTACCAGAGAGTAAGTGTAATTAGCTGTTTTATAATATTTTACATTTAGGTTATTTTTGTTTTTTTTCCAGAATAAAAAAAAACTTCCAAAAATTGTACAGGTTTCCATTTGTATTTATGGCATAAATTTTGAACACAAATATCCAGAGTGTTTCTAATAAAAATATTGAGCGGTAACATTCCCAAATTAAAATTTTTGTTCAACGTGGAAGCGTGTTAAAAAAAGGATTATTAGTCAGGAAAAACTAATAAAAGCACATTCCCAAAATTAACCATTTATTTTTTATGAAAAAGTCAATTTTGACTACAATTGTACTTACAATTCTAGGATTTAGTGCATTTGCATTTGCACCGGCTGACACCAACAGAGTTGGTCACAATGTTAAAATCATTGCATCTTCGGTTTTAGACATTCAAATGTCAGTTTCTACAGACGTAGAGTTTAACTTTGCAACTTCTGCAAACTATGAGGCTGGAATTACTAAAACTGATGCCGCTGAGTTAAAAGTAAAATCAACTAAGCCATGGACTGTTTCTGTAGGTTCTGCAGATGCTAATTTTACCTCAACTTCTGGAAACAATAATACCGAATTGGCAAGAAGTGCTCTTGAGTTTAAGAAAAGCACAGGATCGACATTTGCAGGAATGAGTGCTTCAGCTACAGTGGCTACTGGTACCAAAGGTGGACATTCTGCTACTAGTAACACATTTAAAGTGGATTACAAATTGAATCCGGGCTATTTTGCACAGGATACTTATACATTACCAGTTGTTTACACAGTAAGCCACGACTAATATTGACGTAAAAATTTACTTTTATACCAAAAGGGGACGATTTTCGAATCGCCCCCTTTCGTAGTGATGCCGATTAATAATTTATTCCTTATTTATTAGGAAACCAGATTTTGTTTTTCTATGTTTGTTCCTGTCAGAGGGTCTATATTTCTTTGGAAAAAGACTTTTTTGCTCAGGAAAAAACTAGAAAAATGAAAAGAATCGCAATAACTGTATTAGTTTTTGAGCTATTTTCCGGTTTCGGATTTGCACAGACAACAGTTTCACATACAGTCAAAATAATAGCCCATCCCATTCTGGATTTAAAACTTGAGAATGCTTCAGTTTCTCCTGAATTTAACTTTCGGACAATTGCCGACTACGAAAATGGAGTTGAAAAAACACAAGCAGCTTCCTTAAAAATCAAAGCTAACCGACCGTGGGTTTTGAATGTCAAAGCTGGTACTGAAAGTTTTCAAGCTTCGGGAAGCCAAACTTCTTCAATTAGTTCTTCAGCATTAATTATCAAAAAATCAGGTGGTTCTGAAAATATTGCTTTGACGACTTATGATCAGGCAATTAGCAATGGTACCGCAGGAGGAATTGATAAAAACAAAGTTATGCTGGATTATAAAGCTGATCCCGGTTTTATAAGTCCTGACTCTTATGTAATCGAACTTACA
The sequence above is a segment of the Cytophagaceae bacterium genome. Coding sequences within it:
- a CDS encoding 3-deoxy-D-manno-octulosonic acid transferase — its product is MNLIANITSFFYQVLINAFSVVLPVLARVSPKLNEFYRGRLESEDVLKNFESNPILKPVVWFHCASLGEFEQGRPVIEAFRAQYPNYFILLTFFSPSGYKVRKNYNQVDKVMYLPVDTRKNAESFLKIFKPEVVVFVKYEFWPNFVNAIKNSEAKLIGISVIFRPKQIFFKWYGSYFRNILRNFDHFFVQNQSSGNLLKDLTLENFTVSGDTRFDRVKQNAKNVSQIDKIKNFVQENSVLVAGSVWPKDLEVLKPVFKAFPEMKIILVPHDIHPEEINEWKNSLDAVLFSEEINTEKQLLIIDAVGYLSAIYQYADYAYVGGAFGKGLHNILEAAVFGVPVFFGNKNYQKFQEAVDLEKLAVAFSVGNSSEMVEKMKYFLENKTAKQKVKDLAQSYIESGAGATDDILKYLAKSR
- a CDS encoding DUF2520 domain-containing protein, translated to MTVSIIGTGNLAWHLARVFEKNNIEISEIYSRELSKAILLTDDLYQSNPTDQLDFSDSKAKIFIICVSDDAIEQICARIVLPENSILVHTSGAKSIEILDGTLKIYHDLEVKTGVFYPVMTFKKGKSVDFLKIPVCIESNDENTKQTLIKLAKVISDEVYILNSEERLALHVAAVFANNFTNHLLALSKAILDAEDLDFEILKPIITETFKKALSSRHPAEVQTGPAMRNDLLTLKSHLDFISDDDDLAKVYKTLSESIKDWHQN
- a CDS encoding class I tRNA ligase family protein, with translation MRYPEYKSVNYADLADEILDFWQKNDIFQKSIEVREGSPSFTFYEGPPSANGTPGIHHVMARTIKDIFCRYKTLRGFQVKRKAGWDTHGLPVELQVEKELGITKEDIGKKITVAEYNQKCREAVMRFTDLWQDMTDKMGYWVDMEDPYITYKNEYIESIWYLLKELYKKGMLYKGYTIQPFSPAAGTGLSSHELNQPGCYRDVKDTSLTAQFKLIKNHKSEFLFDAAKGEVYVLAWTTTPWTLPSNSALTVGKNIDYVLVKTFNPYTYLPINVIIAKDLAGKYFTEKGKEGDFEGFENSDKKVIPWTIITEVKGSQLNGMEYEQLMPYVQPKSPAFRIIIGDFVTTEDGTGVVHTAPTFGADDFRVAQQHGIPAIMVEDESGKEMPLVDRKGRFVKEVSDYALEYVKEAYYSAEEIEEEKKKQGRDKYLSVDERIAIKLKTENKAFNVQKFDHPYPHCWRTDKPVLYYPLDSWFIRTTAAKEKLVELNKTINWQPESTGSGRFGNWLENLVDWNLSRSRYWGTPLPIWRSEDGEEVCIGSVKELIEAVNSALDSGKLGEKEAEKNREFLERYEASKPQVDEKINDSLNLTPSPSPEERGVSSEENRVNRVFRADAKVWLEKLKNYARENRKNPTESEDLIWQEVRNNKLGVKFRRQHAIEGYIVDFVCISLNLVIEIDGEIHDIEEQKIFDQAREEFLNYEGFKVIRFTNDEVKSDLNKVISSICEIIENLKKDSSYYSNKKTPLSPGEGQGVRSNELFDLHRPHVDEIYLLSPSGKVMYRQPDLIDVWFDSGAMPYAQWHYPFENQDIFDKSYPADFISEGVDQTRGWFFTLHAIAGMLFDSVAFKNVISTGLVLDKNGNKMSKRLGNAVDPFETLKKYGADPTRWYMITNAEPWDNLRFNIEGIQETQRKFFGTLTNTYNFFALYANLDVYQIEQFNRVPKEKLTELDRWIISKVNTLIKKVSEEFDNYNPTKAGRLVQDFVNDDLSNWYVRLNRRRFWQGELTDDKRGAYQTLQHCLAAVAQLMSPIAPFYAEWLYKNLTDGIREESVEKNTPFKYESVHFTEWAPYEADWVDADLEESMTLAQNICSMVHALRKKSGLKVRQPLQKILLPVFSEKVKKQIEHVIPIIKSEVNIKSVEFLDDESGVLKKKVKANFKTLGPKYGKDMKAVADAISGMDAATLKNLENEGKISLNGFNIELTDVEILTEDIPGWLVTVEGGLTVALDIHIDEALKQEGIARDFVNRIQNLRKDSGFEVTDKIVIKLKNNNQELADAVDAFKDYIGTEVQALSIEIGSDFENLSEIEMDEYILLVNISVIS
- a CDS encoding trimeric intracellular cation channel family protein codes for the protein MSYVTIGGTIAFAASGALAGIRKGLDIFGVTVVAFVTSIGGGTVRDILLGKFPIRWLFDSQILLLIVVVSVITVFFRKYIIKLDKTLLLFDTIGLAFFTVKGLEAGLDIGLGKIACMILATVTASFGGVVRDIILNEIPAIFHKEIYATAVIFGCLFYFVLQYFGLQTGIIQNLVIGLIILIRLLAVKFNISLPKILQNQ